The following coding sequences lie in one Isoptericola variabilis 225 genomic window:
- a CDS encoding metal-sulfur cluster assembly factor gives MTEDIQTSPTTAADVEEALRDVIDPELGINVVDLGLVYGIQVDQNNHATIDMTLTSAACPLTDVIEDQSATALEGIVTGFRINWVWMPPWGPEKITDEGREQLRMLGFNV, from the coding sequence ATGACCGAGGACATCCAGACGAGCCCGACGACGGCCGCCGACGTCGAGGAGGCGCTGCGCGACGTCATCGACCCCGAGCTCGGCATCAACGTCGTCGACCTGGGCCTCGTCTACGGCATCCAGGTGGACCAGAACAACCACGCGACGATCGACATGACGCTCACGTCGGCCGCGTGCCCGCTGACCGACGTCATCGAGGACCAGTCCGCGACCGCGCTCGAGGGCATCGTCACCGGCTTCCGCATCAACTGGGTCTGGATGCCGCCGTGGGGCCCGGAGAAGATCACCGACGAGGGCCGTGAGCAGCTCAGGATGCTGGGCTTCAACGTCTGA
- the sufU gene encoding Fe-S cluster assembly sulfur transfer protein SufU gives MSSLEQMYQQVILDHAKHPVGRGLVDVPAGHKAGESHQVNPTCGDEVTLRVDVDGSTVAGVSWEGQGCSISQASTSVMTELVTGRDLAEVERLDAIFHDLMTSRGKGLDDDEALDALGDATAFTGVSQYPARIKCALLGWAALKDSLVRSGALAG, from the coding sequence GTGAGCTCGCTCGAGCAGATGTACCAGCAGGTGATCCTGGACCACGCGAAGCACCCCGTGGGCCGGGGCCTGGTCGACGTGCCCGCGGGGCACAAGGCGGGGGAGTCGCACCAGGTCAACCCGACGTGCGGCGACGAGGTGACGCTCCGCGTCGACGTCGACGGCTCGACCGTGGCCGGGGTGTCGTGGGAGGGCCAGGGCTGCTCGATCTCGCAGGCCTCGACGTCGGTCATGACCGAGCTCGTCACCGGGCGCGACCTGGCCGAGGTGGAGCGCCTCGACGCGATCTTCCACGACCTCATGACCTCGCGCGGCAAGGGCCTCGACGACGACGAGGCGCTCGACGCCCTCGGCGACGCGACGGCGTTCACAGGGGTCTCCCAGTACCCCGCCCGCATCAAGTGCGCGCTGCTCGGCTGGGCGGCGCTCAAGGACTCGCTCGTGCGCAGCGGCGCGCTGGCGGGCTGA
- a CDS encoding neutral zinc metallopeptidase, whose translation MTFSEGGQFEGGRVRRGGRGRGIAVGGGIGTILVAVVVMLLGGDPSQILQGQPAAPQGAGAGQEQYVGDCTADQANTDRECRLSATVQFLDAYWARVLPQQAQVEYVEPPVESFSGSTSTGCGAASSATGPFYCPPDQTIYMDLTFFDLLQSQFGAEGGPLAEAYVTAHEMGHHIQNVTGVMDAADRRDSGPESDSVRLELMADCLAGMAIGSGASERDPDTGLTFFDPITEEQLRQALDAAAAVGDDHIQQQTQGQINPEGFTHGTSDQRVRWFTIGYNGGTMADCDAMSAESL comes from the coding sequence GTGACGTTCAGCGAGGGTGGGCAGTTCGAGGGCGGCCGCGTCCGGCGCGGCGGCCGGGGGCGCGGGATCGCCGTGGGCGGCGGCATCGGGACCATCCTCGTGGCGGTCGTGGTCATGCTGCTGGGCGGCGACCCGTCCCAGATCCTCCAGGGCCAGCCGGCCGCGCCCCAGGGCGCGGGGGCCGGGCAGGAACAGTACGTCGGCGACTGCACCGCGGACCAGGCCAACACGGACCGCGAGTGCCGGCTGTCCGCGACCGTGCAGTTCCTCGACGCCTACTGGGCGCGGGTCCTCCCCCAGCAGGCGCAGGTCGAGTACGTGGAGCCGCCGGTCGAGAGCTTCTCCGGCTCGACGAGCACCGGGTGCGGCGCGGCGTCGAGCGCCACCGGACCGTTCTACTGCCCGCCCGACCAGACCATCTACATGGACCTCACGTTCTTCGACCTGCTGCAGTCGCAGTTCGGCGCCGAGGGCGGCCCGCTCGCCGAGGCGTACGTCACGGCGCACGAGATGGGACACCACATCCAGAACGTCACGGGGGTCATGGACGCGGCCGACCGGCGCGACTCCGGCCCCGAGTCGGACTCGGTGCGCCTCGAGCTCATGGCCGACTGCCTCGCCGGCATGGCGATCGGCAGCGGCGCCAGCGAGCGCGACCCCGACACCGGGCTGACCTTCTTCGACCCGATCACCGAGGAGCAGCTGCGCCAGGCGCTCGACGCCGCGGCCGCCGTCGGCGACGACCACATCCAGCAGCAGACCCAGGGCCAGATCAACCCCGAGGGCTTCACGCACGGCACGTCCGACCAGCGGGTGCGCTGGTTCACGATCGGGTACAACGGCGGCACGATGGCGGACTGCGACGCGATGTCCGCCGAGTCGCTGTAG